ACCGCATGGTCGACCGAGCAGCATACAAGATCCCATAAATATTCCTTACCGAGTTCATGGGAACAAAGAATTCAAGTCGCCTAGCCTAAGAGCGCAGTACCCAGGAGGCGATATGACGAAAATGACTGATCTCAAGGATTTGTACGTTCAGCAGCTCAAGGATCTTTACTCTGCCGAGACCCAGCTGGTTGCGGCCCTGCCTAAAATGGCCCAGGCTGCAAGCAGTGCAGAGCTCCGACAGGGCTTTGAGACGCACCTCGAACAGACCCGGAATCAGGTGAAACGACTGGAAACTGTGTTTGCCGATCTGGGGGAACAGCCTGGCGGACACACGTGTAAGGCGATGATGGGCCTTATTGCTGAAGGCGACGATATGATTAAGGAGGATGCTACGCCCGCCGTAAAAGATGCAGGGCTGATCGCCAGTGCGCAGCGCGCAGAGCATTATGAAATTGCTGGCTACGGAACTGTCGTGCGTTTTGCGCAGGTGCTGGGCTTGAACTCTCACGTCGAGACTTTGCGGGCATCAGAAAACGAAGAGAAGGCGACCGACAAGGAACTGACCGCATTAGCCGACACCATCAATGCTCAGGCTGCCAGGGGCTGAGTAAAAGTTCGCCAGCATCTACCTTGGTAGCGTCCCAGTATGCTTGTTATAAAGAACAGAATCTATTGTTCGAGCCCAAACCTACAGCCAGGTGCCTAAGGGAATAGTGGTCGCAGCTGGTTCATCTTTCCTATATAGCGGCGTGGGCTCCAGTGGTTTCAGGAAAGTGGGGTTGCACCAGTTGTGCGTAGACGGAGTTAAGAACTCCGAGAATAACGACAACGAGGTGCGACATGGGACAACGAAAGACGTATTCAGCCGAGTTCAAAC
This genomic window from Deinococcus malanensis contains:
- a CDS encoding YciE/YciF ferroxidase family protein; the protein is MTKMTDLKDLYVQQLKDLYSAETQLVAALPKMAQAASSAELRQGFETHLEQTRNQVKRLETVFADLGEQPGGHTCKAMMGLIAEGDDMIKEDATPAVKDAGLIASAQRAEHYEIAGYGTVVRFAQVLGLNSHVETLRASENEEKATDKELTALADTINAQAARG